A stretch of Christensenellaceae bacterium DNA encodes these proteins:
- the fruR gene encoding DeoR family transcriptional regulator, with amino-acid sequence MIASERKLYIMNRLNEKGIINLKEIARELAISEITVRRDFEKLEKEGKLKRVQGGAALEEVLEDAELTMKERISINMDEKRTVARYAAGLVEDGDCIFIDAGTSMVPLAEQLIGKRIRLVTCNELVLRKVTNPVAEIIVVGGKFLPYYSMTVGPIAQDVLKQFYFNFSFIGCTGIDALQGVVYTTEMESMLIKRIALENTDKGVLLLDDSKLQMRGFLKFAEIADFSTVVCNGSPPEGELPDNMIFV; translated from the coding sequence TGAACGCAAACTTTACATCATGAATCGTCTGAACGAAAAAGGGATCATCAATTTAAAGGAGATCGCCAGGGAGCTTGCTATTTCCGAAATTACGGTGCGCAGAGACTTTGAAAAGCTGGAAAAAGAAGGAAAGCTGAAGCGTGTACAGGGCGGCGCGGCCTTGGAAGAGGTGCTGGAGGACGCGGAACTGACGATGAAAGAAAGAATCTCCATCAATATGGATGAAAAGCGGACGGTGGCGCGGTATGCCGCTGGGCTTGTCGAAGACGGAGATTGCATTTTTATAGATGCGGGGACCAGCATGGTACCGCTTGCAGAGCAATTGATCGGGAAGCGGATCCGGCTCGTTACGTGTAATGAGCTGGTGCTGCGCAAGGTGACAAATCCGGTGGCGGAGATCATCGTTGTCGGCGGAAAGTTTTTGCCATACTACAGCATGACGGTCGGACCGATCGCGCAGGACGTACTCAAGCAGTTTTATTTCAATTTTTCGTTTATCGGGTGCACGGGTATCGACGCGCTACAGGGAGTGGTGTATACGACGGAAATGGAAAGCATGCTGATTAAACGGATTGCCCTTGAAAATACGGACAAGGGCGTTTTGCTGCTGGATGACAGTAAGCTGCAAATGCGCGGCTTCCTGAAGTTTGCCGAAATTGCGGATTTCAGCACGGTCGTATGCAACGGCAGTCCGCCGGAGGGCGAATTGCCGGATAATATGATATTTGTCTGA
- the nanE gene encoding putative N-acetylmannosamine-6-phosphate 2-epimerase, which yields MKTTDARKKEILESFKNGLIVSCQVQKDDPIYSEEMVVKMAEAAKWAGAVGIRANTPEQIRAIKDKVDLPMIGLYKIWHDNTDVFITPTLEAAAQVWEAGAEIIAMDCTNQINHLGKPAYELLPVVKKEIPEAMLFADVSNYEEARRAIDNGADIVGPTLYGYTKETKHIELPDLREFARMCREMGDEAYMVMEGHIYTPEDAMKCIYLGAHAVVVGSAITRPHLTAKRFVDLLGGYQDNWREAERKKH from the coding sequence ATGAAAACAACAGACGCAAGGAAAAAGGAAATATTAGAGTCTTTCAAAAACGGTCTCATCGTATCCTGCCAGGTACAGAAAGACGATCCGATCTATTCGGAGGAAATGGTCGTAAAGATGGCGGAAGCCGCTAAGTGGGCGGGCGCGGTCGGTATCCGTGCCAACACGCCGGAACAGATCCGCGCCATCAAGGATAAAGTGGACCTGCCGATGATCGGTTTATACAAGATCTGGCACGACAATACGGACGTATTCATCACGCCTACCCTGGAAGCGGCGGCGCAGGTATGGGAAGCGGGCGCGGAGATCATCGCTATGGATTGCACAAACCAGATCAATCATCTTGGGAAACCGGCATATGAGCTTCTGCCTGTCGTCAAAAAAGAAATTCCGGAGGCAATGCTCTTTGCGGATGTATCAAACTATGAAGAAGCGCGGCGCGCGATTGATAACGGGGCTGACATTGTAGGACCTACGCTTTACGGTTATACGAAAGAAACAAAGCACATCGAGCTGCCTGACCTGCGCGAGTTTGCGCGCATGTGCCGCGAAATGGGCGATGAGGCCTACATGGTGATGGAGGGCCATATCTATACGCCTGAGGACGCGATGAAATGTATTTATCTGGGCGCGCACGCCGTTGTGGTGGGCAGCGCGATTACAAGGCCGCACCTAACCGCGAAACGTTTTGTGGACCTGTTGGGCGGCTACCAGGACAACTGGCGCGAGGCGGAACGCAAAAAGCACTGA
- the pflD-1_2 gene encoding glycyl radical enzyme, with amino-acid sequence MVKFDVNGAQNVEVSKKLPCEKPLEKQLEIMEQYTAAHKAFTGQAKETREVECLKVLYPTLFREIEPEDKIIGRIDFLPIGFGCVTSLGGVGHYCVFNKLLAFKDELAGESLKKRVDALYDYWLDHDVKTLYCKDVLTEDTIGRFIDVNYPMIATARLSGMMLDYQKLIDLGIGGLRKEIQEKMKGSPDNHFYTAALACLDLFVTCAEHLQNMAWRHMKGADAKRKKELQTIWDSLEKVKNDKPETFHQALQLFWLYALLAGVINYGRLDDYMGPFLQHDLETGLISEDEAYEYVKSLWTMIENRRTTVNGRIIVGGRGRRNPQAADVFLHIAMKVAKNCRYVEPQFTLRITEDMSEQIWDEALDALGAGATYPTLYNDDVNVPAVMYGMRIDEKAAEQYVPFGCTEFVIQGQSTGTPNVCINLLKLLTITLNEGIDPMDGQKKCGPVKIRPLSEFKTFDDLYDNYKELLNYYFDLAIDAQMYSYKLMNEQVSFLFTSILTDDCIARGKALLDGGVRYLGGTNETYGNINTSDALWAIKHLVYDTKKYTLEELNRAALKNFEGYDQIRKDCWECDKYGNDLDTADGMALDLYHFVSQGVRDRGIAAGMQYFLIVISNNQLNTEWGRKTAASLDGRYCGQYMNPANNPQGGANTNGPTAMLNSLAKFEAKYHGGSVQNIKFSPSMFNENREKIKALFRTYFKKGGCHLMVTVVNKGDLEDAVAHPENYPNLIVRVSGFSAVFVDLEPDIQQELMSRVLYDDKEA; translated from the coding sequence ATGGTAAAATTTGACGTGAACGGCGCGCAGAATGTGGAAGTGAGTAAAAAACTTCCCTGCGAAAAACCGCTTGAAAAACAACTGGAGATCATGGAACAGTATACGGCAGCGCATAAGGCGTTCACGGGGCAGGCGAAAGAAACGCGCGAAGTGGAATGCCTGAAAGTACTTTATCCGACGCTGTTTCGCGAAATAGAACCGGAGGACAAGATCATCGGGCGGATCGACTTTTTGCCCATCGGTTTTGGCTGCGTCACATCGCTGGGCGGGGTGGGGCACTATTGCGTGTTCAACAAGCTGCTTGCTTTTAAAGATGAGCTTGCAGGCGAGAGCCTGAAAAAGCGTGTGGACGCTCTTTACGATTACTGGCTCGATCACGACGTAAAGACGCTTTACTGCAAGGACGTACTGACCGAAGATACCATTGGGCGTTTTATCGACGTCAACTATCCGATGATCGCGACGGCGCGTCTGTCGGGCATGATGCTCGATTACCAGAAGCTGATCGACCTTGGGATCGGCGGCCTGAGGAAAGAAATACAGGAAAAGATGAAAGGATCGCCGGACAACCACTTCTATACGGCGGCGCTTGCGTGCCTCGACCTGTTCGTAACGTGCGCGGAGCATTTGCAGAATATGGCGTGGCGCCATATGAAAGGCGCGGACGCGAAGCGCAAAAAAGAGCTTCAGACCATCTGGGATAGCCTGGAAAAGGTGAAAAATGACAAGCCGGAAACGTTTCACCAGGCATTGCAGCTTTTCTGGCTGTATGCGCTGCTGGCGGGCGTGATCAACTATGGCCGCCTGGACGACTATATGGGGCCGTTTTTGCAGCATGACCTCGAGACGGGGCTGATCAGCGAGGATGAAGCTTACGAATATGTGAAATCCTTATGGACGATGATCGAAAACCGCCGGACGACGGTCAACGGGCGTATCATTGTGGGCGGACGCGGCAGACGCAATCCGCAGGCGGCGGATGTGTTTTTGCACATCGCGATGAAAGTGGCAAAAAACTGCCGTTACGTGGAGCCGCAGTTCACGCTGCGCATTACGGAGGATATGTCTGAACAGATCTGGGACGAGGCGCTGGACGCGCTGGGAGCGGGCGCTACCTATCCGACGCTATACAACGACGATGTGAATGTGCCGGCTGTTATGTATGGTATGCGCATAGACGAAAAAGCGGCGGAGCAGTATGTGCCGTTTGGCTGTACGGAGTTCGTCATCCAGGGACAGAGCACGGGTACGCCCAATGTGTGCATAAATCTCTTAAAGCTGCTGACGATCACCTTAAACGAGGGAATAGACCCGATGGACGGGCAGAAAAAATGCGGACCGGTGAAAATCAGGCCTTTGAGCGAGTTTAAGACGTTTGACGACCTGTACGATAACTATAAGGAGCTGCTCAATTACTATTTTGACCTTGCGATCGACGCGCAGATGTATTCTTACAAGCTGATGAACGAGCAGGTATCTTTCCTGTTCACCAGTATTTTAACGGACGACTGCATTGCGCGCGGCAAGGCGCTTTTAGACGGAGGGGTACGCTACCTCGGCGGTACGAACGAGACGTACGGCAATATCAATACGTCGGACGCGCTGTGGGCCATCAAGCACCTCGTATACGATACGAAAAAGTATACGCTTGAAGAGTTGAACCGCGCGGCGCTTAAGAACTTTGAAGGCTACGACCAGATACGCAAGGATTGCTGGGAATGCGATAAATACGGCAACGACCTTGATACCGCGGACGGCATGGCGCTGGACCTGTACCACTTTGTGTCGCAGGGAGTGCGGGACAGGGGAATCGCGGCGGGAATGCAGTATTTCCTGATCGTAATTTCCAACAACCAGCTCAATACGGAATGGGGCAGGAAGACGGCTGCTTCCCTTGACGGACGCTACTGCGGCCAGTATATGAATCCGGCCAACAACCCGCAGGGCGGCGCCAATACGAACGGGCCGACGGCGATGCTCAACTCGCTGGCAAAGTTCGAGGCCAAATACCACGGCGGTTCGGTGCAGAATATCAAGTTCTCGCCGTCCATGTTCAATGAGAACCGTGAGAAGATCAAGGCGCTGTTTAGGACGTATTTTAAAAAGGGCGGCTGCCACCTGATGGTTACGGTGGTAAACAAGGGCGACCTTGAGGACGCGGTCGCGCATCCGGAAAATTATCCCAACCTCATCGTGCGCGTGAGCGGATTCTCGGCCGTGTTCGTAGACCTTGAGCCGGACATCCAGCAGGAACTGATGAGCAGAGTACTTTACGACGATAAGGAAGCATAA
- a CDS encoding glycyl-radical enzyme activating protein codes for MTQQLKILEIERFAIHDGQGIRTTVFLQGCPLFCPWCANPESQKLKRQLRYMEHKCAMCGTCARVCPHGAVTIQAGRPVFDRDRCVVCGTCGRHCPAGAIQYAGEGMDVKDILETVLRDKDYYDTTNGGLTVSGGEPFVQFEGFLELLKQAKAAGLDTAVETTGNVSEEKFIEAEPYIDTFLFDIKHCDADKLKNVAGGDLPLILKNLAYAVSKGAQRVIARVPVIPGFNYDEESLRGIFELVKRYGVKTVHLLPYHTLGRRKYEQLAWKYTMDDAKMVSKEELTPYQEMGEKMGLMVQIGG; via the coding sequence ATGACGCAGCAGTTAAAAATACTTGAGATCGAACGGTTTGCCATACACGACGGACAAGGGATACGGACGACTGTTTTTTTGCAGGGGTGCCCGCTTTTCTGCCCGTGGTGCGCGAATCCGGAATCACAAAAATTAAAACGGCAGCTTCGCTATATGGAACACAAATGCGCAATGTGCGGCACATGCGCGCGCGTATGCCCGCACGGCGCGGTCACGATACAGGCGGGAAGACCGGTTTTTGACCGCGATAGGTGCGTGGTATGCGGGACATGCGGCAGGCACTGTCCGGCAGGGGCGATCCAGTATGCGGGCGAGGGGATGGACGTTAAGGACATCCTTGAAACCGTGCTGCGCGACAAGGATTATTACGACACAACAAACGGCGGCCTGACGGTATCCGGAGGGGAGCCGTTCGTCCAGTTCGAAGGATTTCTGGAGCTTTTGAAGCAGGCTAAGGCGGCTGGGCTTGATACCGCGGTGGAGACGACGGGCAATGTTTCGGAGGAAAAGTTTATTGAGGCGGAGCCGTATATCGATACCTTTTTATTCGACATCAAGCACTGCGATGCGGATAAACTGAAGAACGTTGCAGGCGGAGACTTGCCGCTTATTTTAAAGAATCTCGCGTATGCGGTATCAAAAGGCGCTCAACGCGTGATTGCGCGTGTTCCGGTGATCCCTGGCTTCAACTATGACGAGGAATCGCTGCGTGGGATATTCGAATTAGTAAAACGTTACGGCGTAAAAACCGTCCACCTGCTTCCTTACCACACGCTGGGACGGCGTAAGTACGAGCAGCTTGCTTGGAAATATACGATGGACGACGCCAAGATGGTTTCAAAAGAAGAGTTAACGCCATATCAGGAAATGGGCGAAAAAATGGGACTTATGGTACAAATAGGAGGCTAA